Proteins from a single region of Candidatus Puniceispirillum marinum IMCC1322:
- a CDS encoding YqaA family protein, which yields MISTSIFSSSIAWAKAAYDRGLKTAGTPFATRFMLAFAVLESIIIPIPVDPLLVAVVLAKPMKWLRMALACTLASVIGGGGGWALGAILGLGIHDILAMFPEKLAAPTAFAAVEAGFASWGLILVFIGAFSPLPYKVIAVSAGLLGFGLLPFLLVSLVGRGLRFIIVAAIARHHGDPKTVIGLLSLLIGLIVGGIWLTH from the coding sequence ATGATATCCACATCTATATTTTCATCATCAATAGCATGGGCAAAGGCTGCCTATGACCGTGGATTGAAGACCGCAGGCACCCCTTTTGCCACACGCTTTATGCTGGCGTTTGCTGTTCTGGAATCAATCATCATCCCTATACCTGTCGATCCGCTTTTGGTAGCGGTGGTTCTGGCCAAACCGATGAAGTGGCTACGCATGGCCTTGGCATGTACATTGGCATCGGTGATCGGCGGCGGCGGTGGATGGGCATTAGGTGCCATTCTTGGCCTTGGGATACACGATATTCTGGCGATGTTTCCCGAAAAGCTGGCTGCGCCAACCGCTTTTGCCGCGGTCGAAGCGGGGTTTGCCAGCTGGGGACTAATTCTTGTTTTTATTGGCGCTTTTTCCCCCCTTCCCTATAAAGTGATCGCCGTGAGTGCAGGCCTATTGGGATTTGGGCTTTTACCTTTCCTACTTGTATCACTTGTCGGACGGGGTTTACGATTCATCATTGTTGCGGCTATTGCCCGCCATCATGGTGACCCTAAGACTGTTATTGGCCTTCTCTCGCTTCTTATTGGACTGATTGTTGGTGGAATATGGTTAACGCATTAA
- a CDS encoding disulfide bond formation protein B, which translates to MTINRGLGFTCAIATCLLAGAFAFEYLGGLRPCNMCIWQRWPHAIVILMSLFGLRGFAPSAMMGLIAITAAISVGLGGFHAGVEWQLWQGPSGCTAALQSNMAVTDLVDQLLATPVVRCDEVAWSFLGISMAGWNAIFSLDMFLIALLAMLGRDNIKNQNPGTR; encoded by the coding sequence ATGACAATCAATCGTGGGCTTGGTTTTACCTGTGCCATAGCGACCTGTTTGCTGGCAGGTGCATTTGCTTTTGAATATCTGGGTGGGTTGAGGCCTTGCAATATGTGTATCTGGCAACGGTGGCCACATGCTATCGTCATTCTAATGTCATTGTTTGGTTTGCGTGGCTTTGCCCCTAGCGCGATGATGGGGCTTATTGCCATCACCGCCGCCATTAGCGTTGGGTTAGGCGGGTTCCATGCTGGTGTCGAATGGCAGCTGTGGCAAGGGCCAAGTGGATGCACGGCCGCTTTGCAAAGCAATATGGCAGTGACCGATCTGGTTGATCAGCTACTGGCGACACCCGTTGTCAGGTGCGACGAAGTAGCATGGTCATTTTTGGGTATTTCAATGGCAGGATGGAATGCGATCTTTAGTTTAGATATGTTCTTGATCGCACTGCTCGCCATGCTTGGGCGAGACAATATCAAAAACCAGAATCCAGGAACCCGTTAA
- a CDS encoding demethoxyubiquinone hydroxylase family protein produces the protein MTKTHTSRSDIDRYLRVDHAGERAAQQIYKGQLAIMKNHAMGPEIQHMMEQEVEHLEAFETLLNERQVRPSLLDPLWGAAGFALGVATAAMGPKAAMACTIAVEEVIGEHYQKQAENLGEDEASLKKIVEKFRDDELEHRDIAIDHDGENAKHYDMLRAVIQRGCRTAIKVAEKI, from the coding sequence ATGACAAAAACACATACAAGCCGATCAGATATTGACCGTTATCTTCGAGTTGACCATGCTGGCGAGCGCGCGGCTCAGCAAATTTATAAAGGCCAGCTGGCGATCATGAAAAATCACGCGATGGGGCCCGAGATCCAGCATATGATGGAACAGGAAGTCGAACATCTTGAAGCCTTTGAAACACTCTTGAACGAACGCCAAGTCCGGCCATCATTGCTTGACCCTTTGTGGGGTGCGGCTGGCTTTGCACTTGGTGTCGCTACCGCGGCTATGGGACCTAAAGCTGCCATGGCATGCACCATCGCTGTTGAGGAGGTTATCGGCGAGCATTATCAGAAGCAGGCCGAGAATCTGGGTGAAGATGAAGCAAGCTTGAAAAAGATTGTTGAAAAATTTCGTGATGACGAACTCGAGCATCGTGATATTGCCATCGATCATGACGGTGAAAATGCTAAACATTACGACATGCTACGTGCCGTTATTCAGCGCGGATGTCGTACCGCCATCAAGGTCGCCGAAAAAATCTAG
- a CDS encoding HNH endonuclease, translated as MNAGSFAPALVLNADFRPLNYFPLSLWSWQDAVKAVCLERVTIISEYDQQISSPSMQINLPSVIALKEYVPQMRNPAFTRFNVFLRDRFSCQYCGTGLPASELTFDHVIPRSKGGRTTWANVVAACSPCNLRKANKLPKQCNMYPLSAPTAPNVWQLQENGRGFPPNYLHESWRDYLYWDSELQQDES; from the coding sequence ATGAATGCAGGCAGTTTCGCACCAGCTTTGGTTCTGAATGCAGATTTTCGACCTTTAAACTATTTTCCGCTTTCCCTGTGGTCATGGCAGGATGCAGTAAAAGCGGTCTGCCTAGAGCGCGTGACTATAATATCCGAATATGATCAGCAGATCAGTTCGCCCAGCATGCAAATAAACCTGCCTTCGGTGATTGCCTTAAAAGAGTATGTGCCGCAGATGCGTAATCCAGCTTTTACCCGCTTTAACGTATTCCTGCGTGACCGGTTTAGCTGTCAATATTGTGGAACAGGCTTGCCCGCTTCAGAGCTTACATTTGATCATGTGATTCCGCGATCAAAAGGCGGGCGGACAACATGGGCAAATGTGGTGGCTGCATGCAGTCCGTGCAATCTGCGTAAAGCAAATAAATTACCCAAGCAATGCAATATGTATCCATTATCAGCGCCAACAGCACCGAATGTCTGGCAGCTACAGGAAAATGGGCGCGGGTTTCCGCCTAACTATCTGCATGAGTCATGGCGTGACTATCTATATTGGGATAGCGAATTACAGCAGGATGAGAGCTAG
- a CDS encoding alpha/beta hydrolase translates to MADRRFGELSGPFVDPARGGKPSSLIVMLHGWGADGNDLADLAYPFSLRFPGAAFFVPHAPELCSMNPAGRQWFDIEDRVTGPVVAAPVIEAAITAAANELELEFNAIALTGFSQGGMMSLHCGLRMEAKPRAIVSFSGALLVYDDLMALTEDDRQSLPPIQLIHGTQDLVVPFEMMDVSADILKDIGVAVTRVPREGLGHGIDADALTAAIDFLALHLPA, encoded by the coding sequence ATGGCAGATCGCCGCTTTGGAGAGCTATCAGGGCCTTTTGTCGATCCCGCACGCGGGGGTAAACCGTCAAGCTTGATCGTCATGCTTCATGGCTGGGGTGCAGATGGCAATGACCTTGCTGATCTTGCCTATCCATTTTCGTTACGGTTTCCGGGGGCGGCCTTCTTTGTGCCGCATGCACCCGAACTTTGTAGTATGAACCCTGCGGGACGCCAATGGTTTGACATTGAAGATAGAGTCACGGGTCCGGTTGTTGCGGCGCCAGTGATCGAGGCGGCCATTACAGCGGCGGCAAACGAGTTGGAGCTTGAATTTAATGCCATTGCGCTGACCGGTTTTTCACAAGGTGGGATGATGAGCCTGCATTGTGGGCTTCGAATGGAAGCAAAACCGAGAGCTATAGTCAGTTTTTCTGGGGCGCTTCTGGTATATGATGATCTGATGGCTTTGACCGAAGATGATCGGCAAAGCTTGCCTCCAATACAGCTTATTCATGGCACACAGGATCTGGTTGTGCCGTTCGAAATGATGGATGTTTCGGCAGATATACTGAAAGATATTGGCGTGGCAGTTACACGTGTGCCCCGCGAAGGTCTTGGCCATGGAATTGACGCCGATGCTTTGACAGCGGCGATAGATTTTCTCGCTTTGCATCTACCTGCTTAG
- the gluQRS gene encoding tRNA glutamyl-Q(34) synthetase GluQRS, which produces MITRFAPSPTGALHLGHIYAAKVAHDIAKAHGGHFHLRIDDLDTTRCRPDFVDAIYDDLRWAGLGWRGTVSFQSDRHTHYAKAISQLRDMNLLYPCYLTRRELASMTQAPHGTADITNPIMPINTDRLITDSEQKRRATDGQQAAWRLRMDAAIKYANAHTGIHSPLIWREYALSADAGPKQATPEIFGDVIIARKDLGSSYHLAVVIDDMLDNVSLVTRGVDLQSSTHLHRLLQALLDIPTPNYLHHPLVTDSSDKRLAKRDKAQAVAALRNSGMSAESMMSILPALPDYESVGI; this is translated from the coding sequence ATGATTACCCGATTTGCACCAAGCCCGACTGGCGCCCTACATCTTGGTCATATATATGCGGCTAAGGTTGCCCATGATATAGCCAAAGCGCATGGCGGCCATTTTCATCTACGGATCGACGATCTTGACACTACACGATGCCGCCCTGACTTTGTCGATGCCATTTATGATGATCTTCGCTGGGCTGGGTTGGGCTGGCGTGGCACAGTGTCATTTCAGTCTGACAGGCACACGCATTATGCCAAAGCCATATCCCAATTACGCGACATGAATCTGTTATATCCCTGTTATCTGACGCGTCGTGAACTTGCCAGCATGACGCAGGCACCACATGGCACAGCAGACATCACCAACCCTATCATGCCAATCAACACCGACAGACTGATCACGGACAGCGAACAGAAACGCCGAGCTACTGATGGCCAGCAGGCCGCCTGGCGATTACGCATGGATGCCGCGATAAAATACGCAAATGCGCATACAGGCATCCATTCGCCGCTAATCTGGCGGGAATATGCGCTTTCTGCCGATGCTGGCCCAAAGCAAGCGACGCCCGAAATATTTGGTGATGTCATAATCGCCCGCAAGGACTTGGGCAGTTCATATCACTTGGCCGTTGTCATCGATGATATGCTTGATAATGTGAGCTTGGTTACGCGCGGCGTTGACCTACAATCGTCAACGCATCTGCACCGCCTTCTGCAAGCCCTGCTGGACATACCAACACCCAACTATCTGCATCACCCGCTTGTCACAGATTCCAGCGATAAACGACTTGCCAAACGAGATAAGGCACAGGCCGTTGCAGCCTTGCGAAACAGTGGTATGAGTGCCGAATCAATGATGTCTATTTTACCAGCTCTGCCGGATTACGAATCTGTCGGCATTTAA
- a CDS encoding MFS transporter: MTTMNVNMINTALVGSILAPVAWLSTLPLSLMFVMSMLSTLPVSLLMSRYGRRPLFMLGVCVAVLSTLSQAVAIVLHHYIFFCVASMGLGFSLACAGFYRYAAADSAAPEDKPRAISWVLTGGLVAAFLGPEIARNTVDLVPDALYAGCFFTASLVQLVSLLFIFGVKIPKPEQRLYAGRPISIFLRMPIFLIGMFCAALGYALMSYLMTATPLQVVNVSQLGTSANASIIQWHVVAMFAPSFFTGNLIARYGVSRILGSGVLAYVAVIILALMGDDFWHYFGALFLLGIGWNFLYIGGSSLVAQVANPEERGRVQGVADLTMTILVASASLIAGVVHSQLGWEVMVLAASLPVFLLMCSVVWLVSHRYQNTQA; this comes from the coding sequence ATGACAACCATGAATGTGAATATGATCAATACAGCATTGGTCGGTAGCATATTGGCGCCTGTTGCATGGCTGTCAACTTTGCCATTATCTTTGATGTTTGTAATGTCGATGTTGTCAACATTGCCGGTTTCTTTGCTGATGTCACGATATGGCCGACGCCCGCTATTTATGTTGGGCGTTTGTGTGGCGGTTCTATCGACCTTATCGCAAGCCGTGGCTATTGTTTTGCATCACTATATATTCTTCTGCGTGGCATCGATGGGGCTTGGATTTTCATTGGCTTGTGCGGGGTTCTATCGTTATGCCGCTGCGGATAGTGCCGCGCCTGAAGATAAACCACGAGCCATATCATGGGTGCTGACTGGGGGGTTGGTTGCGGCTTTTTTAGGGCCTGAAATTGCCCGCAATACAGTCGATTTGGTGCCTGACGCACTATATGCAGGTTGTTTCTTTACCGCCTCGCTTGTTCAGCTTGTGTCCCTTCTTTTCATTTTTGGTGTTAAGATTCCCAAGCCTGAACAACGGTTATATGCAGGGCGCCCAATTAGTATCTTTTTGCGGATGCCGATATTTCTGATTGGCATGTTCTGTGCGGCACTTGGTTATGCCCTGATGAGCTATCTGATGACAGCAACGCCATTACAGGTGGTCAATGTAAGCCAGCTTGGCACGTCGGCTAATGCGTCGATTATTCAATGGCATGTTGTAGCGATGTTTGCGCCCTCATTTTTTACCGGCAACCTCATTGCCCGTTATGGTGTCAGCCGAATTCTGGGATCTGGTGTTTTGGCCTATGTTGCTGTGATCATACTGGCTCTGATGGGAGATGATTTCTGGCATTATTTTGGGGCCTTATTTTTACTGGGTATAGGCTGGAATTTCTTATATATCGGTGGCAGTTCTTTGGTGGCACAGGTTGCCAATCCGGAAGAGCGTGGGCGTGTCCAGGGTGTTGCTGACCTCACAATGACAATTCTTGTTGCTTCAGCCTCGCTTATCGCTGGTGTGGTGCATAGTCAATTGGGCTGGGAAGTGATGGTTCTGGCCGCATCTTTGCCAGTTTTCTTGCTTATGTGTTCAGTTGTATGGCTGGTTAGCCATAGATATCAAAACACACAGGCGTAG
- a CDS encoding Fur family transcriptional regulator, producing the protein MTSQRQIIVGVIEESEDHPDVDQLYRRAVQDDDTISIATVYRTVKLLEEAGVIDRIEFGDGRARYEESGEHHEHLVDVETGDVIEFYHAELEALKEQVAREMGYELVDHRLELFGRKLKS; encoded by the coding sequence ATGACAAGCCAACGCCAAATTATTGTTGGCGTTATTGAAGAGTCCGAAGATCATCCCGATGTCGATCAACTCTATCGTCGTGCTGTGCAAGACGACGACACGATTTCGATTGCTACCGTTTATAGAACCGTCAAATTACTTGAAGAAGCTGGTGTCATTGACCGTATTGAATTTGGCGATGGCCGCGCACGCTATGAAGAATCAGGCGAACATCATGAGCATCTGGTTGATGTGGAAACAGGTGATGTAATTGAATTTTACCATGCTGAATTAGAAGCGCTCAAAGAACAGGTTGCCCGTGAAATGGGTTACGAGCTAGTTGACCACCGACTTGAACTTTTTGGTCGGAAGTTGAAGTCCTAG
- a CDS encoding CDP-alcohol phosphatidyltransferase family protein, giving the protein MSAANTGPHKRRFRSVSIYWLLPNMLTIGGFVSGLTALRFALDGRWAGVIVLIALAAVFDALDGRAARKFQTSSAFGAALDSLSDLVVFGVVPALSLYLWALQDYGNLAWGATLFYAISIALRLARFDSELPNPPIYAKNYFTGIPAPAAAFLVLVPICLDLELNLPWVRDAVYVSGWLILIGVGAVTALPTFAGKRVKLPVGSVLPILAVVGLLGAGIVTQPWITYLGLALVYIISMPIAAVKFQQDRRAYEANGESDDEDALEDDA; this is encoded by the coding sequence GTGAGTGCTGCCAATACAGGCCCGCATAAGCGTCGCTTTCGGTCAGTATCGATCTATTGGCTGCTTCCGAACATGCTCACGATTGGTGGTTTTGTATCGGGGTTAACAGCTCTTCGTTTTGCTTTGGATGGCCGTTGGGCTGGCGTAATTGTGCTTATCGCCTTGGCCGCTGTTTTTGATGCCCTCGATGGACGCGCAGCGCGTAAATTTCAGACATCTAGCGCATTTGGTGCGGCTCTTGATAGCCTGTCAGATCTTGTTGTCTTTGGTGTGGTGCCTGCTTTGTCGCTATATTTATGGGCGTTGCAAGATTATGGCAATCTGGCATGGGGCGCGACCTTATTTTATGCGATCTCGATTGCGTTACGGTTGGCGCGCTTTGACTCGGAATTACCTAACCCGCCGATATATGCAAAGAATTATTTCACAGGCATTCCTGCTCCGGCGGCGGCATTCCTTGTCTTGGTTCCGATTTGTCTTGATCTCGAATTAAATCTGCCTTGGGTACGTGACGCGGTCTATGTATCTGGCTGGCTGATCCTCATTGGTGTAGGTGCTGTTACCGCGCTCCCTACCTTTGCCGGTAAACGTGTTAAACTTCCCGTTGGAAGTGTCTTGCCGATTCTAGCTGTAGTTGGGTTACTAGGCGCCGGCATTGTAACACAGCCCTGGATTACGTATCTGGGATTGGCGCTTGTTTATATTATCAGCATGCCAATAGCCGCAGTAAAATTTCAGCAAGATCGGCGTGCTTATGAAGCAAACGGCGAATCTGATGATGAGGATGCGCTTGAGGATGACGCATAA
- a CDS encoding phosphatidylserine decarboxylase, whose amino-acid sequence MNIIKSTKEALLVPIHPAGWPFIFLFVLASGIITYFWTLFVLPGCLLSLWCVYFFRNPRRVTPITDNLVISPADGRVLSTGIENVPADLALPAGEWRRVSIFMNVFDVHVNRAPVAGKVIETAYHEGAFLNASLDKASEQNERQNMVMETESGQQIGVVQIAGLVARRIILEAAVGDHLNVGQQYGIIRFGSRVDVWLPSSTPVTVLAGQRTIAGETVIADLAGHYNEPDAGTVR is encoded by the coding sequence ATGAATATTATAAAAAGCACGAAAGAGGCATTGCTGGTTCCGATTCATCCGGCTGGCTGGCCCTTTATTTTTCTGTTTGTGCTGGCAAGTGGCATTATCACTTATTTCTGGACGTTATTTGTCTTGCCGGGGTGCCTGCTTTCACTCTGGTGCGTCTATTTCTTCCGAAATCCGCGCCGTGTGACACCGATTACGGATAATCTGGTTATATCTCCGGCTGATGGCCGTGTTCTATCTACAGGTATTGAAAATGTGCCTGCTGACTTGGCACTTCCTGCGGGTGAGTGGCGGCGTGTTTCAATTTTCATGAATGTATTTGATGTGCATGTGAACCGCGCGCCGGTAGCAGGTAAGGTTATTGAAACAGCCTATCATGAAGGGGCGTTTTTGAATGCTAGTCTTGATAAGGCATCCGAACAGAATGAACGCCAGAATATGGTTATGGAAACCGAAAGCGGACAACAGATTGGCGTTGTGCAAATTGCTGGACTGGTGGCGCGCCGAATCATTCTGGAAGCCGCTGTGGGCGATCACCTGAATGTGGGACAGCAATATGGAATCATTCGCTTTGGTAGCCGTGTCGATGTGTGGCTTCCCTCCTCAACGCCAGTGACTGTTCTGGCAGGCCAACGCACCATAGCTGGTGAAACCGTTATTGCCGATCTGGCTGGACATTATAATGAGCCTGATGCGGGGACAGTTAGGTGA
- a CDS encoding carboxymuconolactone decarboxylase family protein — translation MDNNMFEKGLAQRKATLGAEYVENVMANADDFMKPFQEAMTAWCWGFGWGDDAIDAKTRSMMNLAMIGALGKMHEWELHCRGAMRNGVSKEEIRAIIHVIGIYCGVPQALECFRAANKAIADYENEK, via the coding sequence ATGGACAACAACATGTTTGAAAAGGGTCTAGCGCAACGCAAAGCAACGCTGGGCGCAGAATATGTCGAAAATGTAATGGCCAATGCTGATGATTTCATGAAACCGTTTCAGGAAGCCATGACGGCTTGGTGCTGGGGCTTTGGTTGGGGTGATGATGCGATTGACGCCAAAACCCGATCCATGATGAATCTTGCCATGATTGGCGCGCTTGGGAAAATGCATGAATGGGAACTTCATTGCCGCGGGGCCATGCGCAATGGCGTATCGAAAGAAGAAATTCGGGCGATTATTCATGTCATCGGTATTTATTGTGGCGTTCCACAGGCTCTTGAATGTTTTCGCGCTGCTAATAAAGCCATCGCCGACTATGAAAATGAAAAATAG
- a CDS encoding AEC family transporter has translation MSAMISTILSVLLLVVVGHLIKMRAFVPVSFWDGLSKICYWILFPGLLFNLTSTASLSAAFILPFSLTLLIAASVMVVYGFLAGRLIGANGPATSSLVQAGLRHNGFLMLAFVQGAFGVAALEIGAIAVAVLVPISNIFAVIIIFLLRDGAQDAHLGRAITSELARNPLMGAIILGGIVNVLSIPVPSFIFGAADILGSAALPMLLLCVGASIRISALRAHSAALVLAVLAKLLVLPVVMMLVGMALGLDKDVLLVLVVLAVAPTATSSFTLAQELGGDAPLMAEIITVQTLVAAIGIPLWVLMMTHFL, from the coding sequence ATGAGCGCCATGATTTCGACAATCCTATCAGTACTGCTTTTGGTTGTGGTAGGACATTTAATCAAGATGCGGGCATTTGTGCCCGTTTCTTTTTGGGATGGTTTGTCTAAAATTTGCTACTGGATATTATTTCCAGGATTGTTGTTTAATCTGACCTCAACGGCGAGCCTGTCGGCCGCCTTTATTCTGCCTTTTAGTCTGACGCTGCTCATTGCGGCGTCTGTCATGGTTGTTTACGGTTTTCTAGCAGGCCGGTTAATCGGCGCGAATGGCCCCGCAACATCTTCTCTGGTACAGGCTGGTTTGCGCCATAATGGGTTTTTGATGCTGGCATTTGTTCAAGGTGCTTTTGGCGTTGCCGCGCTTGAAATTGGGGCTATCGCGGTGGCGGTACTGGTGCCTATATCCAATATTTTTGCCGTGATTATTATTTTCCTGCTTAGAGATGGTGCTCAGGATGCGCATCTTGGCCGGGCTATCACATCTGAATTAGCCCGCAATCCCCTTATGGGCGCAATTATTCTTGGTGGTATCGTTAATGTCTTATCAATTCCGGTTCCTAGTTTCATTTTTGGCGCGGCGGACATTCTCGGCAGTGCGGCCTTGCCGATGCTATTATTATGTGTTGGTGCCTCAATCCGTATCTCGGCTTTGCGGGCGCATTCTGCGGCGTTGGTTCTTGCGGTGCTTGCCAAACTGCTGGTTTTGCCGGTGGTGATGATGCTTGTGGGTATGGCTCTTGGGCTGGATAAAGATGTTTTGCTGGTGTTGGTTGTTTTGGCCGTGGCCCCTACGGCAACGTCATCATTCACCCTCGCGCAGGAACTTGGCGGTGATGCACCGTTGATGGCAGAAATTATTACCGTACAGACACTGGTGGCGGCAATTGGGATACCTTTATGGGTATTGATGATGACCCATTTTCTATAG
- a CDS encoding biotin transporter BioY: MTAPTQLQTARFETLATALLGDRFADDTMRTGFTKLVMVIVGSLFIALAAQIAVPMYPVPVTGQTLAILLIGMTYGPRMAGSAVALYLFEGAMGLPVFANGAAGALYMFGPTGGYLAGFLMAAVTLGFLAERGMGRSILSTAVAMLIGTAVIYVFGVAWLSMMIGFEKAVIHGVVPFLYGDVLKAVIAAGLMPFAWKAIKKLGNDSGDNA, encoded by the coding sequence ATGACTGCGCCAACGCAATTACAGACCGCACGTTTTGAGACATTGGCTACGGCCCTTTTAGGTGATCGGTTTGCAGATGATACCATGCGGACAGGTTTTACCAAGCTAGTGATGGTCATTGTTGGCAGCCTTTTCATTGCCTTGGCCGCACAAATTGCCGTTCCCATGTATCCGGTTCCGGTAACAGGACAAACGCTTGCCATTCTTTTGATTGGTATGACCTATGGCCCCCGGATGGCTGGAAGCGCGGTTGCTCTTTATCTTTTTGAAGGCGCAATGGGCTTGCCTGTATTTGCTAATGGTGCCGCGGGAGCGCTGTATATGTTTGGGCCAACCGGTGGTTATCTGGCAGGCTTTCTGATGGCGGCTGTCACGCTTGGTTTTCTGGCCGAACGTGGCATGGGTAGAAGCATCCTTTCAACAGCAGTTGCAATGTTGATAGGTACGGCTGTTATCTATGTGTTTGGTGTTGCCTGGCTAAGCATGATGATTGGTTTTGAAAAAGCTGTCATTCATGGTGTAGTGCCGTTTCTTTATGGCGATGTGCTGAAAGCTGTTATTGCGGCTGGCCTAATGCCATTTGCCTGGAAAGCCATTAAAAAGCTTGGTAATGATTCAGGTGATAATGCCTAG
- a CDS encoding NCS2 family permease encodes MLETLFGLKAAATSVRTEVLAGLSTFLTMSFIIAVNPMILADAGIPFEAGFVATIIATTVGTAIMAFWAKWPVAVAPGMGLNAYFAYGLVLGQQFSWQQALTAVFVASLLFFLFSLSKARSWLIGAIPTSMQVGITAGIGLFLAMIGLQSMGLVAADPDTIVRLGAVNAPELLLALAGLVLMAGLQARGIAGSILISIIVLSVIGWVSGLAEFGGIISTSVPTASAAFQLDFSVLTSFAFLSVVFVLFFLDFFDTTGTLTAIADLSGKRKADGSIDNLDRAVLADTGASIVGSLMGTSSMTTYMESATGIKAGGRTGLTALVVAILFLFCLLLQPLFASIPGFATAPALVFVAAAFLQPLRNIDWDDAVVGIPVLLTTLIMPLTFSIAAGIAIGFLAYIAIHVIAGRSRNLNAGIIIIGLFGALWLIAN; translated from the coding sequence ATGCTCGAAACATTATTTGGCCTGAAAGCCGCCGCGACTTCAGTTCGCACCGAAGTTCTAGCTGGCCTAAGCACTTTTTTAACTATGTCTTTCATCATTGCCGTCAATCCGATGATTCTTGCCGATGCAGGCATTCCTTTTGAAGCTGGCTTCGTAGCGACGATTATCGCTACAACGGTTGGCACGGCCATTATGGCATTCTGGGCTAAGTGGCCAGTCGCGGTGGCACCCGGTATGGGTTTGAATGCCTATTTTGCCTATGGGTTGGTGCTCGGCCAGCAGTTTTCTTGGCAGCAGGCACTCACCGCCGTGTTTGTTGCCTCGTTACTATTTTTCCTATTTTCACTTAGCAAAGCCCGAAGCTGGCTTATTGGTGCCATTCCCACATCGATGCAGGTTGGTATCACCGCCGGTATTGGCCTGTTTCTGGCCATGATTGGACTGCAAAGCATGGGGCTGGTTGCGGCTGATCCTGATACCATCGTGCGGCTTGGCGCGGTAAATGCGCCTGAACTCCTGTTGGCACTTGCCGGACTTGTTCTGATGGCTGGTTTGCAAGCCCGAGGAATAGCTGGTTCAATTCTGATCAGCATTATAGTGCTGAGTGTCATTGGTTGGGTCAGTGGCCTTGCCGAATTTGGCGGCATCATCTCTACCTCAGTGCCAACAGCTAGCGCAGCGTTCCAGCTCGATTTTTCAGTACTAACGTCATTTGCATTCCTGTCAGTTGTCTTTGTCCTGTTCTTTCTCGACTTTTTTGATACCACTGGCACCTTGACTGCCATCGCTGACCTTAGCGGAAAACGCAAGGCTGATGGTTCCATTGATAATCTGGACCGTGCCGTGCTTGCTGATACGGGGGCAAGTATTGTGGGTAGTCTTATGGGCACATCAAGCATGACCACCTACATGGAAAGCGCAACTGGCATAAAGGCGGGTGGACGCACTGGTCTCACAGCATTGGTTGTCGCCATCCTGTTTCTTTTCTGCTTGTTATTACAACCCCTGTTCGCCTCAATTCCGGGCTTTGCAACGGCACCGGCGCTCGTGTTTGTCGCGGCGGCTTTCCTGCAACCGCTACGAAACATTGACTGGGATGATGCTGTTGTTGGCATACCCGTATTACTTACCACATTGATCATGCCTTTGACATTTTCGATTGCGGCTGGCATTGCCATTGGGTTTCTCGCCTATATCGCCATCCATGTGATTGCCGGGCGGTCCCGAAATCTGAATGCTGGCATTATCATTATTGGTCTGTTCGGGGCATTGTGGTTGATCGCCAATTAG